A window from Festucalex cinctus isolate MCC-2025b chromosome 12, RoL_Fcin_1.0, whole genome shotgun sequence encodes these proteins:
- the dnal1 gene encoding dynein axonemal light chain 1: MVGKATTVKEALTKWEEKTGEKSGEATVVRLFGQIPPIEKLDNTLNKIPNCEKLSLSTNCIDKITNLGELKNLKILSLGRNNIKAFTGLDAVGDTLEELWISYNLIEKMKGVHMLKKLRVLYMSNNLVKDWGEFSKLSDLPCLVDLLFVGNPLEEKHTPDGTWMDEATKRLPRLRKLDGIPVIKQDAGEDDD; the protein is encoded by the exons ATGGTG gggaaagcaacaacagtaaaaGAAGCCCTGACCAAATGG GAGGAGAAGACTGGGGAGAAGAGCGGCGAGGCAACAGTTGTAAGGCTCTTTGGCCAGATTCCCCCAATTGAAAAATTGGATAACACACTTAACAAAATCCCTAATTGCGA AAAGCTGAGTCTGTCCACAAATTGCATTGACAAAATAACCAATCTAGGAGAACTCA aaaatttgaaaattttgtCATTGGGTAGAAACAATATCAAGGCCTTTACTGGACTG GATGCAGTTGGTGACACATTAGAAGAGTTGTGGATTTCTTACAACCTGATCGAGAAAATGAAGGGTGTTCATATGCTGAAAAAACTACGGGTTCTCTATATGTCTAACAACCTTGTGAAAGATTGGG gaGAGTTTTCCAAGCTGTCTGATCTCCCATGCCTTGTAGATCTGTTGTTTGTGGGAAATCCTCTTGAGGAGAAACACACACCTGATGgaacatggatggatgaagcTACTAAAAGGTTACCCAGGCTGAGAAAACTGGATG